The Thermodesulfovibrionales bacterium genomic sequence AGATGTGTATAAGAGACAGGTATGAAAGGGCTAATAGATCTGATCTAGCTCATGCAGAGCAGGCAGAGCTTGAGATTCTCCTCTCCTATATGCCCAGACAGCTTACAACGGGTGAAATAGATGAAATCATTAAATCAGTCATAAAAGAGCTCGGTGCTAAAGGACCTCAGGACATGGGCCGGGTAATGAAGGCAGTAATACCGAAACTAAAAGGTGCTGCTGATGGAAAGCTGGTCAATCAGAGGGTTAAGGAATTCCTTGAAAAAGGGATCTAAGTCATGAGGATTGGCGAACTTATCGAAAAGGCAATAAAAACAGGAATAGAAAACGATCCAAGAGGACCTGAAGAGGTAAAAAAAGAGCTTGAAAGGAGAAAGAGGGACTACGAATCACTCAAGGCTGAAGAAAAGGAGGAGTTTGACAGCGAACTCCTTCAGAATCCTTATTCAGACTCAAGACTCCTCTGGGGTGACCCAGAAAAAGAGATAAAGGGTATCTTAATCGGTATTGATATAGAGGTTGGCGAGATACTTCTAGCTGAAACGTTAAGGCAGAAGGGAAGGTCTGTTGACTTAATCATCTCCCACCACCCCGAAGGAAAGGCCTATGCAAACCTCTACCAGGTGATGAAGATGCAGGCTGATATACTCCAGCGATTTGGAGTTCCCATCAATGTAGCTGAAGACCTTATGGAGGCAAGAATAAAAGAAGTAGAGAGAAAGCTGATGCCCTATAACCATACAAGGGCAGTGGATGCAGCACGACTCCTGGACATACCTTTTGCCTGTCTCCATACACCAGCAGATAATATGGTAGCCAGCTATCTGCAGAGACTTTTTGAAGATAAAAAACCTTACACAATAAAAGATTTAATAGATATCTTAAAAGAGATTCCTGAATACAGGGAGGCTTCAAGAAATGGTAGCGGTCCAAAGATACTGATCGGTTCACCACAGAGAAAGGCTGGAAGAATATTTGTGGATATGACAGGAGGTACAGAGGGTTCAAAGGATATATTCCAGAATATTACCAATTCTGGCATAAATACTATTGTGGCAATGCACCTGAGCGAGGAGCACAGAAAGGAGGCTGAGAAACATCATCTCAATGTGGTAATAGCAGGCCATATATCAAGCGATAACCTTGGAATGAATCTCCTTCTAGATGAGATTCTTACAGATAATATAGAGATTCTTGAATGCTCTGGTTTTAAGAGAATAAAAAGAAAATAAAAGAAAATAAATTAAAGGAGAGACGCATGGCGCCATCAGATATTCTTACCGAGATAAAAATGCGTCTCGACATTATTGATATAATCTCCGAATATGTCAACCTCAAAAAGGCGGGCTCTAATTTCAAAGGTCTCTGCCCCTTTCACTCAGAAAAAACCCCATCCTTCACAGTTAGTCCATCAAAACAATTTTATTACTGTTTTGGCTGTGGCGAAAGCGGAGACATGATAACATTTCTGCAAAAGATGGAGAACCTTACCTTTCAGGAAGCCATTGAGAGGCTTGCAAACAGGGCTGGCATTGCATACAAACCTGTTAAAGGAAAATCTGAACAAAACAGAATGTCTTTGCTCCTTTCTCTTCTGAATGAGGCAGGAGAATTTTACAGAAAAAAACTGGCCGAAACAGTAGAGGCATTGGATTATCTCATTAAAGAAAGAAAACTCTTACCTGAGAGCATAGAAAACTTTTCTCTTGGTTTTGCTCCTAAGGAATGGGACAGTCTTTTAAACTACCTGAAAAATAA encodes the following:
- a CDS encoding GatB/YqeY domain-containing protein, whose translation is MCIRDRYERANRSDLAHAEQAELEILLSYMPRQLTTGEIDEIIKSVIKELGAKGPQDMGRVMKAVIPKLKGAADGKLVNQRVKEFLEKGI
- a CDS encoding Nif3-like dinuclear metal center hexameric protein: MRIGELIEKAIKTGIENDPRGPEEVKKELERRKRDYESLKAEEKEEFDSELLQNPYSDSRLLWGDPEKEIKGILIGIDIEVGEILLAETLRQKGRSVDLIISHHPEGKAYANLYQVMKMQADILQRFGVPINVAEDLMEARIKEVERKLMPYNHTRAVDAARLLDIPFACLHTPADNMVASYLQRLFEDKKPYTIKDLIDILKEIPEYREASRNGSGPKILIGSPQRKAGRIFVDMTGGTEGSKDIFQNITNSGINTIVAMHLSEEHRKEAEKHHLNVVIAGHISSDNLGMNLLLDEILTDNIEILECSGFKRIKRK